The DNA sequence GGCAAAGAGGACGCGGGGGAGGCAAAAAAACACGAGGGTCGCCACGGCAAGGGCCATCATCGGATGTCTGGCTGCAAAACTCTTCATCGTTTCCCGGGCCTCCTCTCTGTTGTTCCGTCCCCCCAGAGGTTTCTCTGGTGTGGTCCGGCTGGATTGTTCCATTGTATCATTGGGTTTCCTTCTCCAGAATCACCGGAAGATCGCCCAGATCGTACCGTCCCCGACCTTCGGGAGAAATCAGAAAGAGTTCTTCCGTTTCGGGGTACGCCATCAGGAAAAGACGGTACCGGCCCGGGGCCAGGTGGGGTATCTCAAATCTCCCCTGGCGGTTGGTAAAAAAGAGGTGGCGTTCTCCCGCCGAGGAGACCACTTCTCCCGCCTCCAGCTCCAGAGGAGTTCCCTGGATGTCCACCAGTCGTCCCACGGCGTATACCGTGGCCTCGCTTCCCACCACTACACGGTACCCCTGGCGGTATCCCGGAAAGAAGGCCGGATCCCGTTCTCCCACGGACAACCCCTCGGGCAACTCCGCTCCGTCTATCCTGATAGTGCTTCGTTTCCAGGAAGGCAGGTCAGGGACGACAGCTCGTCGCCCCTGGAGGACTGCCGATACAGCACCTCCTCCGGGGCGCAACGCGATCGGATACTCTGCAACTTCCTCATGAGCTTCAAAGAGAACGAAACTCTCGCTAATGGGCCTGGTCACCGCTACCGACGAGCCTGCCCAGGCAAGGGCGGTAGAAAACTCGCTTTGCAGGGAGAGTTCCTGATCTGAATCTTCGCTGAACCGGGCCTTGGGCTGGGCCTGGAGGCTGCCCTGAAAGGTATCGTAGCGGAGGCTCCCCCCCAGAGAGTGGACCTCTCCCGGAGCATTACCGCTTCGTTCATAGTCGGCCCGCCAGTTTATCGCGTCGAAGGCCCGGTCGGGGACGTTTGACACCTGGAGAGCTGACCGGTCCCTGGCTAGATCGTAGCTGGAGGAGATGGCCCTGCGCTGATCGGGAGAACCCAGGCGAATAAAGATGCTTCCCTGCCATCGAACCCCCTGATCGGAGACGGAAGGAGCAATCTGGCCGTTCAGGGAGTAGCCCCGGGAAGAGAACTGCGAAAAGGCCAGGCGAAGGGTTGTTTCCCGATCCCGGGGGAAATCGAAGGGTTGATCGTGAACTACCCCCAGGGAGAGGTGTATTCCCCGGGAGAAACGCTGCGTCAGAACAAGGCCGCCCCGAAGGCGCCCTCCCGATGCGACATCTGCCGAGACAGGGCGGTATTCCGACGATTCCAGGGAGAGAGACCCCTCCAGCGTGGGAAGATCTCGCCGCGAGAGCGACGCTATCAGGTGAGAAATCTCACCGGCTGCACCTCTTTCACCATCGGCAGCGGCGAAAAGACCGCCTTCCAGGCGGGTTATTCCCCAGGAAGAAGCCACCAGACTGTGGAATCCCAGGGAGAGAGCATCCTCTGCCGCCTGCAGCGATCCACCAGCGGTCCAATCGGGGGTCATTCCCCGCTGGTGAAACCCGCTGATGAAGGGCCCCTGATGCTCAAAGTTCTCCCGCAAAACCCCCAGGACCCAGGAATACTCGTGGCGCCCCGAACGGAGGAGGTGTGGCGAGAACGGGATGACCTCCTGCATGAGCAGAGTCGGGGGGGCATCCCCCCGGGAAGCCTGCTCGACCCGAACCTCGTTCACGCCCCGTCCCAGCGGAATGTCAGACACCCGATACGGCCCCGGGGCAACCCGGACCCGGCGGTAGAGACGATCATTTATCACGATATCCACGGGAGCATCGGAAGGAGCAATAAAACGCAGATCAGCCGATCGATACAGGGGGTCATCGGGACCAATATCGTCATGACGAGTGAGCGAGATCCCCGCCACCTCGGGAGCATGAAAGAGGCGACCCGTCCGGTAGCGAACAATTCCCGCCTCGGCACGGGCTTTCCAGGGCAGATAATCCCGGACAACCCGGGTATAACGAAGCGTCACGGGATCGTCCTTGCGCCGCTCACCTTCCGAGTCCTTGCGGAAGGGCTCCGACGAAAACCCCAGGGACGATTCCCAGACCCACCCCTGGTAGTTGAAAACAGGCTCAAGGGAAAGAAGAAGATCTCCGGGCTGATTCCCGGAGGAGAGATTGCCCCGGGCAATCAGGTTTGTGTAGCCCGAGAAGGGGATCGGCTCAAGAAACGGACCATCGGCGGGTTGCCGGGACTCATCCAGGCGCTGCTCCCGCAGGACCCGCGGATCCAGGGAGAGTTCCAGCAGGAGTCGCTCGGGACGGTACGTGAGGTAAACCCCCGCCGGAGAGAGCCTTTCCAGCGGGATCAGAGTTTCTCCTCCGGCAGTTTCTGTCCGAACAAGCCGCAAAAGTTCATCCTGGTCCGAGGTGTTCAGGAGAGGTTCGATCATCGTGGCCAGTGATATTCCTCCCACCAGGACCTGTTCATCGTCAAGACGGGCCTGGACCTCACCCAGAAAATGGCCGCTGCGAAAAACGGGTAGAACAAGATCCTGGGACGGTGTTTTTCCGAAGACCGTCGCAAAGAGGTCCTCTGTGGAGTCTGCCTGCAAGGATACTCCCGAGGCGGCCAGAAGCAGTACCACCGTTACCAAAGGCCTCCTGATCAGATG is a window from the Alkalispirochaeta americana genome containing:
- a CDS encoding fimbria/pilus outer membrane usher protein, which codes for MGRSLARRRRMIRAHLIRRPLVTVVLLLAASGVSLQADSTEDLFATVFGKTPSQDLVLPVFRSGHFLGEVQARLDDEQVLVGGISLATMIEPLLNTSDQDELLRLVRTETAGGETLIPLERLSPAGVYLTYRPERLLLELSLDPRVLREQRLDESRQPADGPFLEPIPFSGYTNLIARGNLSSGNQPGDLLLSLEPVFNYQGWVWESSLGFSSEPFRKDSEGERRKDDPVTLRYTRVVRDYLPWKARAEAGIVRYRTGRLFHAPEVAGISLTRHDDIGPDDPLYRSADLRFIAPSDAPVDIVINDRLYRRVRVAPGPYRVSDIPLGRGVNEVRVEQASRGDAPPTLLMQEVIPFSPHLLRSGRHEYSWVLGVLRENFEHQGPFISGFHQRGMTPDWTAGGSLQAAEDALSLGFHSLVASSWGITRLEGGLFAAADGERGAAGEISHLIASLSRRDLPTLEGSLSLESSEYRPVSADVASGGRLRGGLVLTQRFSRGIHLSLGVVHDQPFDFPRDRETTLRLAFSQFSSRGYSLNGQIAPSVSDQGVRWQGSIFIRLGSPDQRRAISSSYDLARDRSALQVSNVPDRAFDAINWRADYERSGNAPGEVHSLGGSLRYDTFQGSLQAQPKARFSEDSDQELSLQSEFSTALAWAGSSVAVTRPISESFVLFEAHEEVAEYPIALRPGGGAVSAVLQGRRAVVPDLPSWKRSTIRIDGAELPEGLSVGERDPAFFPGYRQGYRVVVGSEATVYAVGRLVDIQGTPLELEAGEVVSSAGERHLFFTNRQGRFEIPHLAPGRYRLFLMAYPETEELFLISPEGRGRYDLGDLPVILEKETQ